A single region of the Sphingobium sp. TKS genome encodes:
- a CDS encoding TraB/VirB10 family protein gives MSGGDSRGGRGPRGRGPADRAEELDLDGYEADRPRPGENTRGPALLDLKTRWQTLTARQQLRLRQLGVAGAIGVLGLGLYTASGDKTEQAAPSPSSKLDMGAGLRGDSLEVKLRGDLQKILDGQQLLGDRVSAIEEGKVAPGSGTPPHALDGDLPPAIPGSVPDFPEPPATGDIDPSVAKPPAPPAAPPAPPAPPVEKTVGAIGAATSPVAAADGAQAAKKKTRTIYLPPGFMKARLLTGIDALASRDATNNPEPLIARVQAPAVLPNDVKANLAGCFVIGNATGSLAKERVEVQLVSLSCVDFDERSVVDQPIKGFFVDADGKKGLSGKVVTRAGAALARAFIAGTITGVADTVQNTVGDVSTSALGSVRTLDAGDAAKAGIAGGLSRSSEKLTDFYLDLARQAGPIVEVGAAKDVVVVIQEGVTLDIKPTAGSKF, from the coding sequence ATGAGCGGCGGGGACTCTCGCGGCGGTCGCGGGCCCCGCGGGCGCGGTCCTGCCGATCGCGCGGAGGAACTCGACCTCGACGGCTATGAGGCGGACCGCCCTCGTCCTGGCGAGAATACGCGCGGCCCCGCGCTGCTCGATCTCAAGACGCGGTGGCAAACGCTGACCGCACGCCAGCAGCTGCGTTTGAGGCAGCTTGGCGTTGCCGGTGCGATCGGCGTGCTGGGGCTCGGCCTCTACACGGCCAGCGGCGACAAGACCGAGCAGGCCGCGCCATCGCCCAGTTCGAAGCTCGACATGGGCGCGGGGCTTCGCGGCGACAGCCTAGAGGTCAAGCTGCGCGGCGACCTGCAGAAGATTCTTGATGGACAGCAATTGCTCGGCGATCGCGTCTCCGCCATCGAGGAAGGCAAGGTCGCGCCCGGTTCCGGCACGCCGCCCCATGCGCTGGACGGCGATCTTCCTCCGGCGATCCCCGGCTCGGTTCCCGACTTTCCCGAACCGCCCGCGACCGGTGACATCGATCCTTCCGTCGCGAAGCCGCCCGCGCCGCCCGCCGCGCCGCCAGCGCCTCCGGCCCCGCCGGTCGAGAAGACCGTGGGCGCGATCGGCGCCGCGACCAGTCCGGTCGCGGCCGCCGATGGGGCACAGGCCGCTAAAAAAAAGACGCGGACCATCTATTTGCCACCTGGTTTCATGAAGGCGCGGCTGCTGACCGGGATCGATGCGCTGGCGAGCCGGGATGCGACCAACAATCCCGAACCGTTGATCGCGCGGGTGCAAGCCCCCGCCGTCCTGCCCAATGACGTCAAAGCCAACCTCGCCGGCTGCTTCGTCATCGGCAACGCCACCGGCAGCCTCGCGAAGGAACGGGTCGAAGTCCAGTTGGTCAGCCTCTCTTGCGTCGATTTCGACGAACGCTCGGTGGTCGACCAGCCCATCAAGGGCTTCTTCGTCGACGCCGACGGCAAGAAGGGCCTCTCCGGCAAGGTCGTCACCCGCGCCGGCGCGGCCCTTGCCCGCGCGTTCATCGCCGGGACCATCACCGGGGTCGCCGATACGGTCCAGAATACGGTCGGCGACGTCTCGACCTCGGCGCTGGGTTCGGTGCGCACGCTCGATGCGGGCGACGCCGCCAAGGCCGGCATCGCCGGCGGCCTGTCGCGATCGTCCGAGAAGCTCACCGATTTCTATCTCGATCTCGCGCGCCAGGCGGGGCCGATCGTTGAGGTCGGCGCGGCGAAGGACGTCGTGGTTGTGATCCAGGAGGGCGTCACCCTCGATATCAAGCCGACCGCCGGAAGCAAGTTCTGA
- a CDS encoding Arm DNA-binding domain-containing protein, which translates to MGRKRPGTGVEPLKSCIRVRFRWNGRLYRETLQLQPTSANIKAAERLMARVHQEIDLGVFDYESTFPKGDAKPDRNKYAGFKTYAKEWLATLVVEKSTMSDYVSAINNVWSPAFGERQLKSIKPSEIKKVIADRAKQVSGKTINNNVIPLRGIFEMALDDELIDRSPLERIKSQKHQKREPDPFDREETERILTYMHERYDEQVWNWYEFAFGTGMRPSEQIVVQWRDVDWKRQSIRVERARVRAVEKSTKTRTVRDVDLTPRMMAVLRRQKAHSFMRGLDSPIFINPVTNTPWPDVQDQRKLYFHPALRALGIRSRDAYQTRHTYATTALMGGVNPAYIARQLGHKSAAMLFRHYSKWIDHADYGREAAKLNQIYGS; encoded by the coding sequence ATGGGTAGAAAACGGCCAGGGACTGGCGTCGAGCCGCTGAAAAGCTGCATTCGCGTCCGCTTCCGCTGGAACGGGCGGCTCTATCGCGAAACGCTCCAGCTCCAACCCACATCCGCTAACATCAAGGCGGCCGAGCGCTTGATGGCCCGTGTCCATCAGGAAATCGATCTCGGCGTCTTCGATTATGAAAGCACGTTTCCCAAGGGTGATGCCAAACCCGACCGGAACAAATACGCGGGCTTCAAGACTTATGCGAAAGAGTGGCTCGCAACGCTCGTAGTCGAGAAATCGACGATGTCCGACTATGTGTCGGCGATCAATAATGTCTGGTCGCCGGCTTTCGGTGAGCGGCAACTCAAGAGCATCAAGCCGAGCGAGATCAAGAAGGTCATCGCCGACCGGGCGAAGCAGGTCAGCGGCAAGACGATCAACAACAACGTCATTCCGCTGCGCGGCATCTTCGAGATGGCTCTCGACGACGAGCTGATCGACCGCTCGCCGCTGGAACGGATCAAGAGCCAGAAGCATCAGAAACGCGAGCCGGACCCGTTCGACCGGGAAGAGACCGAACGCATCCTCACCTATATGCACGAGCGTTACGACGAGCAGGTCTGGAACTGGTATGAGTTCGCCTTCGGGACCGGCATGCGTCCCAGCGAACAGATCGTCGTCCAGTGGCGCGACGTCGACTGGAAGCGCCAGTCCATCCGGGTCGAGCGTGCCCGCGTCCGGGCCGTGGAGAAATCGACCAAGACCAGGACCGTGCGCGACGTCGATCTTACTCCGCGAATGATGGCCGTGCTTAGACGCCAGAAGGCGCACAGCTTCATGCGGGGGCTCGATTCGCCGATCTTCATCAACCCGGTCACAAACACGCCGTGGCCGGACGTGCAGGATCAGCGGAAGCTCTATTTCCATCCCGCACTGCGTGCGCTCGGCATCCGCAGCCGTGATGCCTATCAAACGCGCCACACTTACGCGACGACGGCGCTGATGGGCGGGGTGAACCCGGCCTATATCGCCCGCCAGCTTGGCCACAAGAGCGCGGCAATGCTGTTCCGGCACTACTCGAAATGGATCGATCACGCGGACTATGGCCGCGAAGCAGCCAAGCTCAATCAGATCTACGGTTCCTGA
- a CDS encoding TraE/TraK family type IV conjugative transfer system protein: MFGRKSPGTPPRDPLIGKPGSYGIHRYLQGASNLFEENRLLKLAVIGLFGITAVLGTVIYTSNQNTRTIIVPYGAGGDLYVTGGEPSEAYLRSITRNVVSLSGTYSAYSADRQFQELLSITHPSTYNSLRDSLNRLLDELANNPTLSIATYIRPDQPVTWTRTEILVPVEKVRVIGGVIRKFRGNLRIRYVIDNGRFWLTALNEENFDVQPR, translated from the coding sequence ATGTTCGGACGCAAATCCCCCGGCACACCCCCACGCGATCCGCTGATCGGCAAGCCGGGCAGCTATGGCATCCACCGCTACCTGCAAGGGGCGAGCAACCTGTTCGAGGAGAACCGGCTGTTGAAGCTCGCCGTCATCGGCCTGTTCGGGATCACGGCGGTGCTGGGCACGGTGATCTACACCTCCAACCAGAACACCCGGACGATCATCGTCCCCTACGGCGCGGGCGGCGACCTCTATGTCACGGGCGGCGAGCCGTCCGAGGCCTATCTGCGCTCGATCACGCGCAATGTCGTGTCGCTCTCGGGCACCTACTCCGCCTACTCCGCGGATCGGCAGTTCCAGGAACTGCTGAGCATCACGCACCCCTCGACCTACAACAGCCTGCGCGACAGCCTCAACCGGCTGCTCGACGAACTGGCCAATAATCCGACGCTCTCGATCGCGACCTATATCCGCCCCGACCAGCCCGTCACCTGGACCCGGACCGAGATTCTCGTGCCGGTCGAGAAGGTCCGGGTGATCGGCGGGGTGATCCGCAAGTTCCGGGGCAATCTTCGGATCCGTTACGTGATCGACAATGGCCGCTTCTGGCTGACCGCCCTCAATGAGGAAAATTTCGATGTCCAGCCTCGCTAA
- a CDS encoding TraV family lipoprotein — protein sequence MRPLSPARRSRALSPLLPVCAAFMLSGCATMGSIMSPYSEKFSCKNDDHGQCIHPEKAYADAVAGVASKSDPAVTRDRKLLRDGKAARGSTGTTSGAFAGYRDSVYRELQGLIEQPVTPMLKPPRSVRTLILPYADRQRPDRLYMPRYVYSLVERPQWVVGDYLVAPVSPASRANVLEQVRDRPDDGQNDAGARP from the coding sequence ATGCGGCCTCTATCGCCCGCGCGCCGATCGCGCGCCCTCTCCCCGCTTCTTCCGGTCTGCGCCGCCTTCATGCTGAGCGGCTGCGCGACGATGGGCTCGATCATGTCGCCCTATAGCGAGAAGTTCAGTTGCAAGAACGACGATCACGGCCAGTGCATCCACCCTGAGAAGGCCTATGCCGATGCCGTTGCGGGCGTCGCGTCGAAGTCCGATCCGGCGGTCACCAGGGACAGGAAGTTGCTCAGGGACGGCAAGGCCGCGCGCGGTTCCACTGGAACAACGTCGGGCGCCTTCGCCGGTTATCGCGATAGCGTCTATCGCGAGCTCCAGGGGCTGATCGAGCAGCCGGTCACGCCGATGCTCAAGCCCCCGCGTTCGGTCCGGACGCTGATCCTGCCCTATGCCGACCGCCAGCGGCCCGACCGGCTCTACATGCCGCGCTATGTCTATTCGCTGGTCGAGCGCCCGCAATGGGTGGTCGGCGACTATCTTGTCGCCCCGGTTTCGCCCGCGTCCCGCGCGAACGTGCTCGAACAGGTCAGGGACCGCCCCGACGATGGCCAGAATGATGCGGGGGCCCGGCCATGA
- a CDS encoding MobA/MobL family protein — protein sequence MAIFHFHVNIISRGAGRSIVAAAAWQNSCRLYDERYGRFSNFVNKRAVAWSALILPSGGPAQWEDRECFWNALEAAEIRKDAQLGRQFDVALPDELDLPASIAVLQRFASEIFCIAGFAADLTLIEMGDTPRGKRHHGYVLIPTRPIVDGMFGRKPREWNSRVKLLEIRAAWAMMLNDKFAALGYDVRVDHRSNEERGIDAPPVKHIGMARKRIAARARQTS from the coding sequence ATGGCGATCTTTCATTTCCATGTGAATATCATCAGCCGCGGCGCCGGACGCAGTATCGTCGCGGCCGCGGCATGGCAAAACAGCTGCCGCCTGTACGATGAGCGCTACGGCCGGTTTTCCAATTTCGTGAACAAGCGGGCGGTTGCCTGGTCTGCGCTGATACTGCCGTCCGGGGGCCCCGCGCAGTGGGAGGATCGCGAGTGTTTCTGGAACGCGCTCGAAGCCGCCGAAATCCGCAAGGATGCGCAGCTTGGCCGTCAGTTCGACGTGGCGCTGCCCGATGAACTGGACCTGCCGGCGTCGATCGCGGTTCTGCAGCGTTTCGCCAGCGAGATATTTTGCATCGCGGGTTTTGCCGCCGACCTGACACTGATCGAAATGGGCGATACGCCCAGAGGCAAGCGCCACCATGGCTATGTGCTGATACCGACCCGTCCGATTGTCGACGGCATGTTCGGCCGGAAACCGCGCGAATGGAACAGCCGCGTGAAGCTGCTCGAAATCCGCGCGGCCTGGGCGATGATGCTGAACGATAAGTTCGCGGCGCTCGGCTATGATGTCCGCGTCGATCATCGGTCCAACGAAGAACGCGGCATCGACGCTCCGCCGGTTAAGCATATCGGCATGGCCCGCAAGCGTATCGCGGCGCGCGCCCGGCAAACATCCTGA
- a CDS encoding TraC family protein, with protein sequence MTSYQSGMTLARLRRSVERDSYSDFLPLAAWVEEEQAFLTIDDGWGYSWELIPSPYMFAHVHEALLGLLNVNFPEGTILQLQSFADPLIDDALDAFLDLKTRPDPLIQASARRTFDYLRAGTMGLKALHGIPIRDFRAFLSVKTRAPMDSDLRRQIEEQLAKLGIRPMAPSEIISLYRRIFNGVHAPAPGVFTQTADVPLRRQIIDAGPALRFDGPEVYLGNQVARCLTPKSPPRRITAERANRLTGGMRGSSEDSDQIGGPFLYTLNVLFDHSAFEIHKRAQILSAQKAAGSFAVEVGKQIEEIGWILDEAGNTRFVSVIPTMWVFGRDRHQAREMAARAKRLWESEPLPWMVQEESYLNPILLAASLPFGLYPERRTIGMLQRDFRVPVRAGVLMSPIQTDFRGGGRPALLYTGRKGQLITLDLFDPRINNYNFIVSAESGAGKSFLLNNLCQQYFAQNALIRIIDIGGSYKKLCTLCSGRYIDLGEEHLVLNPFDLGLALDGDDRESAISMAVSIVAEMANAGTRKGVTTSEWNLLKSAVQWAIESGRAEAGIDAVREWLGSYPANTVSDLDRVDHLVPTARELAFNLRDFGSDGAYGHYFNGPSTFDISNDEFVVLELERLKAMPDLFNVVVMVVINAVTQELYLSARDRPRFVLCDEAAQFMTREEGQDLSRLAEAISQGYRRARKYRGSFGIILQSMNDLLLFGGTGQVILENAATRFLLQGSTYDKAVENKILDYSGFVLDLLKSVRNNKPNYSEVFIDSPLGLGIARLVVDPFSYWINTSAPEDVAAFEALVRAGRSPLEAVCDLAGVDPAGIIGTSFDDAAPLKRSALS encoded by the coding sequence ATGACCAGCTATCAATCGGGCATGACGCTGGCGCGGCTGCGCCGCAGCGTCGAGCGCGACAGCTATTCCGATTTTCTTCCGCTCGCCGCCTGGGTCGAGGAAGAACAGGCCTTCCTCACCATCGACGATGGCTGGGGCTATAGCTGGGAGCTGATCCCCTCCCCCTACATGTTCGCCCATGTCCATGAGGCGCTGCTGGGGCTGCTCAACGTCAATTTTCCCGAAGGCACGATCCTCCAGCTCCAGAGTTTCGCCGACCCGCTGATCGACGATGCGCTCGACGCCTTTCTCGACCTCAAGACACGGCCCGATCCGCTCATCCAGGCCTCGGCCCGGCGCACCTTCGACTATCTGCGCGCCGGCACCATGGGCTTGAAGGCCCTGCATGGCATCCCGATCCGCGATTTCCGCGCATTCCTGTCGGTCAAGACGCGCGCGCCGATGGACAGCGACCTGCGCCGCCAGATCGAGGAGCAGCTCGCCAAGCTCGGCATCCGCCCGATGGCGCCGAGCGAGATCATCTCGCTCTACCGGCGCATTTTCAACGGCGTTCATGCGCCCGCGCCCGGCGTCTTCACCCAGACCGCCGACGTGCCGCTGCGCCGCCAGATCATCGATGCCGGGCCGGCGCTCCGCTTCGACGGGCCGGAAGTATATCTGGGCAACCAGGTGGCGCGCTGTCTGACGCCCAAGTCGCCGCCGCGGCGGATCACCGCCGAACGTGCCAATCGTCTCACCGGCGGCATGCGCGGGTCGTCCGAGGACAGCGACCAGATCGGCGGGCCGTTCCTCTATACGCTCAATGTCCTCTTCGATCACTCGGCCTTCGAGATCCACAAGCGCGCGCAGATTCTCTCGGCGCAGAAGGCGGCGGGGTCCTTCGCGGTCGAGGTCGGCAAGCAGATCGAAGAGATCGGGTGGATCCTGGACGAGGCCGGAAACACCCGGTTCGTCTCGGTAATCCCCACCATGTGGGTGTTCGGCCGCGACCGCCATCAGGCCCGCGAGATGGCGGCGCGCGCCAAGCGGCTGTGGGAGAGCGAACCGCTGCCGTGGATGGTCCAGGAGGAATCCTACCTCAACCCGATCCTGCTGGCCGCGAGCCTGCCCTTCGGCCTGTACCCCGAGCGACGCACGATCGGTATGCTGCAGCGCGATTTCCGCGTGCCGGTGCGCGCGGGCGTGCTGATGTCGCCGATCCAAACCGATTTCCGGGGCGGCGGGCGGCCGGCGCTGCTCTACACGGGCCGCAAGGGGCAGCTCATCACGCTCGACCTCTTCGATCCGCGTATCAACAACTACAACTTCATCGTCTCGGCGGAATCGGGCGCGGGCAAGAGCTTCCTGCTCAATAACCTGTGCCAGCAGTATTTCGCGCAGAACGCGCTCATCCGCATCATCGACATCGGCGGCAGCTACAAGAAGCTCTGCACGCTCTGCTCGGGCCGTTACATCGATCTGGGCGAAGAGCATCTCGTCCTCAATCCGTTCGACCTGGGGCTCGCTCTCGACGGCGACGATCGAGAGTCCGCGATCTCGATGGCGGTGTCGATCGTCGCGGAGATGGCCAACGCCGGGACGCGCAAGGGCGTCACCACGTCCGAATGGAACCTGCTCAAGTCCGCCGTGCAATGGGCGATCGAGAGCGGCCGCGCGGAAGCCGGGATCGATGCGGTGCGCGAATGGCTCGGCTCCTATCCGGCCAACACCGTCTCCGATCTCGACCGGGTCGACCACCTCGTGCCCACGGCGCGCGAATTGGCCTTCAACCTGCGTGATTTCGGGTCGGACGGAGCCTACGGCCATTATTTCAACGGTCCCAGCACGTTCGACATCTCGAACGATGAATTCGTGGTGCTCGAACTCGAGCGCCTGAAGGCCATGCCTGACCTGTTCAACGTGGTCGTCATGGTGGTGATCAACGCGGTAACGCAGGAACTCTACCTGTCCGCCCGTGATCGCCCCCGCTTCGTGCTGTGCGATGAAGCCGCGCAGTTCATGACCCGCGAAGAGGGCCAGGACCTGTCGCGCCTCGCCGAGGCGATCAGCCAGGGCTATCGCCGCGCCCGAAAATATCGCGGCAGCTTCGGCATCATTCTCCAGAGCATGAACGATCTGCTGCTGTTCGGCGGCACGGGACAGGTGATCCTGGAAAATGCCGCGACGCGCTTCCTCCTGCAGGGATCGACCTATGACAAGGCGGTCGAAAACAAGATCCTCGACTATTCGGGTTTCGTCCTCGACCTCCTGAAATCGGTCCGCAACAACAAACCGAACTATTCGGAAGTCTTCATCGACAGCCCGCTTGGCCTCGGCATCGCCCGGCTCGTCGTCGATCCGTTCAGCTACTGGATCAACACCTCCGCGCCCGAAGACGTGGCCGCGTTCGAGGCGCTGGTCCGCGCCGGACGCTCGCCGCTCGAAGCGGTGTGCGATCTCGCCGGCGTCGATCCCGCCGGGATAATCGGCACGTCCTTCGATGACGCAGCGCCGCTGAAGCGGAGCGCGCTGTCATGA
- a CDS encoding DsbC family protein — protein MHIHKPTRLFGAAALVLPLLLAAQGAAFAQAADPLTAAARDAESELRQTFVNLQFEDFGPAPVKGPIYQATAGGRIIYYAPDSEHLLFAEIYDRNGQNLTALAQNAASAKKLAGIDTGMALAIGPAGAPTVIEFTDPDCPYCRALDRFWAAKAAEGKPVRRLIFFVSGIHAEAAAKAEHVLCSPDKEAAFKAIYAGTAPTPLRTCAEGKARVEAHAGIVGKTGITGTPTLIADGQMISGFRQAEIEAFLDGKKALANAGR, from the coding sequence ATGCACATCCATAAGCCCACCCGCCTGTTTGGTGCGGCAGCCCTCGTCCTCCCCTTGTTGCTCGCTGCTCAAGGCGCAGCGTTCGCGCAAGCCGCCGATCCGCTTACCGCCGCCGCGCGCGATGCCGAAAGCGAGTTGCGGCAGACCTTCGTCAATCTGCAATTCGAGGATTTCGGGCCGGCGCCCGTCAAGGGCCCGATCTATCAGGCGACGGCGGGCGGCCGCATCATCTACTATGCGCCTGACAGCGAACATCTGTTGTTCGCGGAAATCTACGACCGCAACGGCCAGAACCTCACCGCGCTGGCGCAGAACGCCGCTTCAGCGAAGAAACTCGCCGGGATCGACACCGGCATGGCCCTCGCCATCGGTCCGGCGGGCGCGCCCACGGTGATTGAGTTCACCGATCCCGACTGTCCCTACTGCCGGGCGCTCGACCGCTTCTGGGCGGCGAAAGCGGCCGAAGGCAAGCCGGTGCGGCGCCTGATCTTCTTCGTCTCCGGCATCCACGCCGAGGCCGCCGCCAAGGCCGAGCATGTCCTTTGCTCCCCGGACAAGGAAGCGGCGTTCAAGGCGATCTACGCCGGAACCGCGCCCACGCCTTTGCGCACATGCGCGGAAGGCAAGGCCAGGGTCGAGGCGCATGCCGGAATCGTCGGCAAGACCGGCATCACCGGCACGCCGACCCTGATCGCGGACGGACAGATGATTTCCGGTTTCCGGCAGGCCGAGATCGAGGCGTTCCTCGACGGTAAGAAGGCGCTCGCCAATGCCGGCCGCTGA
- a CDS encoding excisionase translates to MTGARYVRIKRFAELTGYTEKAVYRKIADGVWIQGREYRRAPDGSICIDLEGFHKWVENGQGLASSR, encoded by the coding sequence ATGACGGGCGCGCGCTACGTGCGCATCAAGCGCTTCGCCGAGCTGACCGGCTACACCGAGAAAGCGGTCTATCGAAAGATCGCCGACGGCGTGTGGATTCAGGGCCGCGAATATCGCCGCGCTCCCGATGGCAGCATCTGCATCGACCTCGAAGGCTTCCACAAATGGGTAGAAAACGGCCAGGGACTGGCGTCGAGCCGCTGA
- a CDS encoding type IV conjugative transfer system protein TraL: MDERLPQYLHKPVQILWFGSDEFVLVITVIFVAVIVGGMLGWALVAGLLLFVPWLRTKPRGFIPHMAWRWGLVRWSNYPGPTQTRFYE; the protein is encoded by the coding sequence GTGGACGAGCGGCTACCCCAATATCTGCACAAACCCGTCCAGATCCTGTGGTTCGGATCGGACGAGTTCGTGCTCGTGATCACGGTGATCTTCGTCGCCGTGATCGTGGGCGGGATGCTCGGTTGGGCGCTCGTCGCGGGTCTTCTCCTTTTCGTTCCCTGGCTCCGCACCAAGCCGCGCGGCTTCATCCCGCACATGGCCTGGCGCTGGGGCCTGGTCCGCTGGTCCAACTATCCGGGTCCGACCCAGACTCGGTTCTACGAATGA
- a CDS encoding helix-turn-helix domain-containing protein gives MASDGKFADVDLSIFKELKKLSGEKIRQARKALGLTQLEVATEMGGSLRWYRAIESGDPGIRLEDHLIALLRLGASTAHIALPVLYAGQRMRFPRQLIHGDLASIERTCIEAISDAVIAGLKQDLSPEW, from the coding sequence ATGGCATCCGATGGAAAATTCGCCGACGTCGACCTGTCGATCTTCAAGGAACTCAAGAAGCTCTCCGGCGAGAAGATCAGGCAGGCGCGAAAGGCGCTCGGTTTGACGCAGCTGGAGGTCGCCACCGAAATGGGCGGAAGCCTGCGCTGGTATCGCGCGATCGAGTCCGGCGATCCGGGGATTAGGCTGGAGGATCATCTGATCGCACTGCTCCGGCTCGGTGCATCGACCGCGCATATCGCGCTGCCTGTCCTCTATGCGGGCCAACGCATGCGGTTCCCGCGGCAACTGATCCACGGTGACCTGGCCAGCATCGAACGCACATGCATTGAGGCGATCTCGGATGCGGTGATCGCCGGGCTGAAACAGGACCTCTCACCCGAATGGTAG
- a CDS encoding type-F conjugative transfer system secretin TraK, with translation MSSLAKSARPSLMLLALSLAAPAAAQSIMVLPDQTSTIRLSNRDINHVICSGGEIEDVRFSAEKAIAVERAGSDAWIKFLVREIDDAGMVTRSFVTVPSEFFITCNGAVYALYAEPSDIPAQTVMLQPGAPQRARANEELLGPLVEEERAVSITLSMLQDRIPASFTSVAPRSGPIRLATLPGATLEERRRIEIDGSGLSASEYLVSAAGGAQLDERGFLDGALGANIFAITLDRGNIEAGEAARLIVVRRGAGQ, from the coding sequence ATGTCCAGCCTCGCTAAGTCCGCGCGGCCGAGCCTGATGCTGCTCGCCCTGTCGCTTGCCGCTCCGGCCGCCGCGCAATCCATCATGGTTCTGCCCGACCAGACCAGCACGATCCGCCTGTCAAACCGCGACATCAACCATGTCATCTGTTCGGGCGGAGAAATCGAGGACGTCAGGTTCAGCGCCGAAAAGGCGATCGCCGTGGAGCGCGCCGGTTCCGACGCCTGGATCAAGTTCCTCGTTCGCGAGATCGACGACGCCGGGATGGTGACGCGCAGCTTCGTCACCGTGCCGTCTGAGTTCTTCATCACCTGCAACGGCGCGGTCTATGCGCTCTATGCCGAGCCGTCGGATATTCCGGCGCAGACGGTGATGCTCCAGCCCGGCGCTCCCCAGCGCGCCCGCGCCAATGAGGAACTGCTAGGACCCCTGGTCGAAGAAGAGCGTGCAGTCTCGATCACGCTCTCGATGCTCCAGGACCGGATCCCGGCGAGCTTCACCAGCGTTGCGCCCCGATCCGGGCCGATCCGGCTCGCGACGCTGCCGGGCGCCACGCTGGAGGAACGACGCCGCATCGAAATCGACGGGTCCGGCCTCTCGGCATCGGAATATCTGGTCTCTGCCGCCGGCGGCGCGCAGCTCGACGAACGCGGTTTTCTCGACGGCGCGCTCGGCGCCAACATCTTCGCGATCACCCTCGACCGGGGCAATATCGAGGCCGGGGAAGCCGCGCGGCTGATCGTCGTTCGCCGGGGAGCCGGGCAATGA